In Lolium rigidum isolate FL_2022 chromosome 3, APGP_CSIRO_Lrig_0.1, whole genome shotgun sequence, the genomic window CATGCAAAGTCATTGGTATGCCAAACGGAATTGTCCCTGTTATACCCTTTTCCTACAACCTATATCAAGGTTGTTGCCTGGATCTGATTTGTACAACAGATTGCTGAACTATCATCTGCAAGCTGGAGCCCAGATGGAAAATTTACCACTTCATTTTCCCTGCAACCAGTTGCTTTTATGTGAGAATAATGTCGCCATCTGTTATTCAAATTGATATGCAGGTTGTTCCAACAGAGTACAGATACCTCTCAAAGAAAGTGTTGCCAACAAATCAGTTTTCTGTGACAGAGTATTTTGTTCCCATGCGCCCAACTGATAGATCCTGGCCAGGTAACCCCATATCCCCGCTCTGCTCTCAAAGTATGCCATCTTCATTTTTCTCAGGACTGATCCGTTTTTCTTCGGCAGCTGTTTACTTCCTGTATGATCTCTCACCAATCACAGTCACAATCAAAGAGGAAAGACGGAACTTCCTACATTTTATAACTCGCCTTTGTGCAGTTCTTGGGGGTACATTTGCAATGACAGGTTTACTTCTAGCCTACAAGATTGTGTTTTTATCATATGCTGATGTTAGGATTGGCTTCAATAAAAAAAAAAGTGGTGTATGCCATTCTAAGTTGCATGCAGGGTTTGCACATTAAAAAGAACAAACAGTAATattggctcatgtgctcaatcATGTTTCACCTTCACCAAACTGATACCTACTTTTCTGCCTCGTGTGTAGGAATGCTTGACCGATGGATGTACCGGATTATCGAGTCCGTCTCTAGCTCAAAACCCAGAAGTGGAATGCGGTAACTGTGCATGTCTTGTCAAGTGAAGGAAGACTACCTTGTGGCCAGTCAAGTCAGTGATAGAGCATGTTGTTGTCTCAACTAAAGTGATCATAGCACGTCACCCCCTGCGGGTTTTCATGTTTTGTCTAATCCGTGCATCTATAATTTAGATTTATGGTTTTATCTTTATAAATCAAGTTAGATTGGCACTAGTGCAAGTATACAGTTTTGTTATCAAGGATGCACTGGAAAGTGATGTCATGTGGCTGAGGAACAAACTTTGAGATACCTTGAATTGTACCATGGAGAAAACATATCGCCAGAATGTTAAATAGTTGAACAAACATCCATCCTTGTAAGAAAATGCACAGAAATCAAGTTGCAGAATGTGTGTTTCGTACTCTTGTAGTAGGACATTTTCCAGCTTTTCTGGAGCTTAATTTCGAAGTGCCTAATTTGCAGACAGAAAGGAAATAGACAAAACACACAGAAACACGGCATCCACATGTGCTGGGTATCTAGCAAGATGGATAAAAGATCATGTAGGCAATAATTAATCTGGCTTGTGAAATATAGTTGGTAGTATTTTGACACCAGAAAACACGATAGAAGGTTCTTAACTCACACAAAATTACTGAATGGGTGCATGCATGTGGGCTGGTTAAAGAAATAACACCATTCTCTACCTAATGACTCGCATAATCATTGCAGCATTTAAAATGGACTTGATAATCATTCTAGACTGTTATGATCACCATGTGCACAGTAACCAACCTACATTTCCAACCTGTAAGTCTGTAACCATCCCTGATCCTCATCACGCTGCTTATCTGGACCTATATACACACTATACACACACACATCAATATACAACTGATCGCTTTGAAATAGACATATGAAAAATCAAGTCTGAAACAATGCTCTTGATCTACATCTGAAGAGTCACATGGTCGAGCACATGAGCCTGGGCATCAGCTTCATCTACCTAGATCTCCTGGGTCCTAAGCCAGACTCAAGCAAAACCAAACCTGCAGTGTTTGTAACATACCACAGTTATTCAATATCCTATATATTATGAAGatttacatgtagaattttttgtccaaatttttcgacatttcgaaatataattttttagtagagggagcatacgcacccgggagccgaattgaatttccgataatCACTATAATAATGTTACATGTGAAACTATGTATGGAAACTACAAACTTTGGAATCAGGATGTACaattgaaaagaaaaaaatggaaaaaaacacAATTGTGTAATGGGTTTTCAAAAGAAATCGTACCGACTGTGAAGGCTGCACCTCCTCAGTTTTATGAAATTTGTAATAGTAAGTTTCAGGTAGTGTGGGTTATCTCACCTATCTGCACTCATCTATGTTGTTTCATCTTCATCATGTCTACTTCTCAAACCCGCCACAAGCTTGCATGTCTTCAAGAAAGCATCCAGTAACTGCATACACAGCACCCATGTTAGAAAACTTAGTTGCTCTCACTATTGAAGAACTCAAGATGCATGGATGCTGGCATGTAAAATTCAGCTGTTCTCACTATAACCCATGAAGAAAAATATGCTAGAAATAAGAATAATAAACACCTATGGGGTTCGATTGCAGTACTTACCCCCGGATGTTTCTGCAATGTGGGAGAGTAGTGATCAAGAGTTACATATATTTTCTCGAGAAGACTCAAATGTGAATTAACCTTGTCACCCAAAATGACAACCTGAATCATGCAAGAATTTAGTGAGCTCATAATGATATATCACATGTTATTGAAAGCAAATAGAAGTTAAATTAAAAATGAACCTAGGGTTGCTATGCGTGTATTCATCTATCACTTAATTTCTATATAGAAATCTCTCCACAAATGCTACTACAGATGAAGAATAAAACAGTGTGTTTGACAGTATTGCCAAGATAGACAGAATAAACAAATGAATACCTTAGCTTCAGCCTTTTGGAGCTCAgaacgcctttcttcaagcatttGTTTGTACCAGAGGCCTATTTTTGTTAGTACTACGGCTTGTTTGACCATGTGGCTGCAATGATCACTCAAATCCTCTGATCTGAAATAAATGATAACCGCATCAAGTTATAGTTGAGTGTATTCCCAAAATATATTACGCCAGAAGTTACAGTTATGATTAGGTTTTGGAATGGTTGAATCTGAAGTCTTCACAAGCAATGGCATAATGACTTTAAACCAGGGAAATAAAAATAGTTAAatatgtatcacatacattggatTTTTAATTTAAAAGCAAGATGTACTGACCTGTTTTCAGTTCTTTCCGTTGAAATTTTTTGCTCAATTTGCACAAACTCCTTTGACAACTTCATGATAGATACCAAAATGCACTCCAATTGCTTTTCTTGCCCATTCTTAGTGAGAGCACCATCATAGTCCATATTTGAGCCGTTCAGTTTGAGAAGTTCATCATACTGCAAATCTTGCTTTGGAGTCTCATGTGATCTTCCTGGTGATGTTTGAGGCTCCACCTCAATATCACGCAGAATCATTTCGGCACTCTCTTGCTTGATGATTTCTGGATCTTCCTGATGCCCTTGGAACAAACACACTTTCTCTAGCTCTGCTAGCTTCTCATTTAATTTCCGATTTTCTTCATTCGACAAACGCAAAGCACTCTCCTTTTCAGAGATCACAGCCTCAAGTGAAGACAGTTTTGCATCAAAATTCAGTGCACTCTCTTGTTTGATGACTTCTGGATCATCCTGATGCTCTTGGAACAAACACTCTTCCTCTAGATCTGATAACTTCTCCCTTAACTTCCGATTTTCGTCATTTGACGAACGCAAAGCCTTCTCATTTTCAGAGACCACAGCTTCAAGTGAAGACAGTTTTGCATCAAAGCTCAGTGAAGCATCATGCATGTTGTTCATAGAATCATCAAGTAAACTTCTTGTAACAGTAGAGTATAGCCCATCCCTTAGATCACTTTCAATTCGGAGGTCCTCCCACTCTTCTTTACATTTCTCAATTTGCCTCAAGAGCTCTTCTTCTGAAGATAACTGAAGAGACATGCCTCTACTGGCTTCAGACAGCTGAGATGACAATTCCTTGACATCCTTCATATTATCTGCAAGCAAACCTCTAAGATGCTGATTGTCGTAGTATAAAGAATCAATTCTGCTTGAAAATCTGCTCTTTTCATCGAGTTCATGATGAGTGGTGAGAAATCCGGGTGCCTTTATATTCTTGGAAATGATTTGGTCCATTCTAGCGATGATCTGTGGAATTTTCTTTCTTAAAGGTTCAAACTCCACATCATTCTGAAGAGCAAGAGACCCCTTCTCCCGTTTCAGTTTGAAGATCTCTTCCGTCTTTTCTAGCAAGGCTGATTCATGCACTCTCTTCAACTTGCTTATCTCAGACTTAAAATAGCTTATTGTTTCTTCCTTCGTCATAGCATTCAAATGGCGGAAGTCAGATTTCTCTGAGATAACCATGGACTTCTGTTTCCTGAAACTCTTGCTTCCCTCGGTGCGGGATGAAGCATGATCCTCCTTTGTTTTCTTCCCGAATATATTGTACTTCCACCTACTACTCTTACCTGAACCTTCACTCTTACTGTGAGAAATATGTGATTCTGGTACTGAAGGAAACAGCAGCTTAGAAAGAGCACTCAGGTCTTCACGCATCGCGGCAAACTGCGCTACTGCTTCCTGCCAGTTCTTACTCATGGTGTTTGTGACAGAAATTTGCTCATACAGCTTCCTCTCTAGCTCCTCCTGCAAGCCAGTAATGCATTCTCCGATGGTAATGCTGATGATTTCCAACTGCAACTCGTGCTCCCACTGGAGATCAGTAACGGACGGGTTACTCAGGTCAACCATCTCCCTAGCTTGCCGGAACACGACGCCCAGCAGCAGCTTGAGCGCATTGAACCTCTCATCTATCTCGATCAGCATCACATCAAGAGACATGCCCAGGTGCGTGCCGATTATGTAGACACTGTCTGGCAAGGCATAGTTCTCCAGACCTGTCACGTCCCCCTTGAGCTTATCGAGCTGCGAATCGACTTCCAGTTTCATCAGATCCAAGTACTCCATGTAGTTGTTCTCCGCATTTGGGGCGGAAATGTGTCGACTTGATCGTGACAGCGCTCTTCCAGAGCCTCCAAAGTAGCTCTCGGTGCTGGAGTTGGACTTGACGGACAGCAACCTCGGTGTCAGCGAATCTTCGGATGTCACAGACCAGCCGTCGGGGATGGTCGATCCGTTGAGCAGAGGGTTCATTCTGTCGCTCAACACCTGCATGGGTTTTAGTTTTGGTTTAACATCTGATGGAAAGTTAACAGTTTGTGAATAATTTTAATCttgaactttgaaattaaattagTCTGCCCAGGAAGAATTATAATCTTGAGCGTAGGAATGATTGAGTTCTTTTCACTGTAAATAAAATGAAACCGGTGAACATACTCCTGTCATTTTGTTCGATTCCTATGTGTTGACATGAACTGAATTTTTTTCAGAGGGGCGGAGGTAGTATTGTGAATTCTGATGAGCTAACAAAGAGTCAATTGTTGGACATAATTTCTTCATAATAAAAAAACCAATGGACTCAATAGAACAGTGTTAAATAATCCTCGTGTATCTGGAGCagcaaacagaaaaaaaaatatcaaaataGCTCGTCAAATATCTCTTCAAGATTTCAAGTTCAAACTCAATTCTCTTTCAGAgaaactaaaaacaattccctaacATCATAGCAAGTTTGCACGAAATGGAACGTAGGTTAGATGTTTGATAAATTCAGAGCCAACTCCTCAGTATATCACAAGAACTTTCTCCATGCTAATTTGGTGCGTTAACAAACCACAGTCTCTGAATCGTCTAGCAGAACAGGGGATGGATTGACGAGTACAGCGGGTCCAAATCGAATGAAACAGACGGACCAATGAGAAAGGCGAATATACACACAACACAAGAACAGAGCAGCGGCATGACCGGCATCACAAgaggcagagacgcaaaccttggCGATCGGATCGCTGGTAGGCTGGatcgcctccatggccgccgcgtctCCTGAGGCAGCTGGCCGTCTCTGACTTCCAGCGCGTGAACAAGAAGGGGTTGGTTGATTCGCGGCCGCAACAGCCTCCAGGTAGTCACCAGCGCTGGCGTGCTAACAAACTACCCGGTCGTAGTAACATTGAGAGACGACATTATTGGAGGGGATAGGGCGGAGGGGACAGAGCGATGGCGACGGAGAAGGAAGGGAGTGAAGCCGGGTTAATCGGCAGACAGCGACCGCCGTTTAATAATACTGCTGCCGCGACCGGGAAGGGGGTGGTTAGCGGGGGAAGGGGAGTGCGAACGgatcgccgccgcgtcgccaggtAGGTGGTGGCGGAGTTGGCCGGGGGGCGGGACGCAACGGCTGGCGGCTGGCGGTGTCAGCGGGATGGTGGCCGGCGGGACGCCGGCGGGGCCCGCGAAGATGTGACGGGAGGGAAACAGTCCACTCCGTTTCCGGCGTGCGGATTGGCGGGGGCGTCAGTTTTTATTTTTATAGGAATTAGCGCTTTATTGATCACATAATTATAATGTCATTACATAGAGTCTCCCGGATGCAGTCCGGTGACACACcacgccacacaacagggcctaaAGTAAAACTCGACTTAGCTAAAATATGAGCAGCAACATTTAAACCTCGAACAACATGTTTGATAGAacaggaggagaaggaggccaccAAATTCTTGATGTCATGTATCACCGGGCCAATAAGAGACCGGTCCTGCTCCAACGCATTCACCCGATTCACCACGGAAAGGCAATCAGAATTGATGATTATCCTTCCAAAATCCTCGTCTTGAGCAAAACTGACCGCGCGCCTAAGAGCCAGCGCTTCAGCAAACTCGGGTGAAGTGACCTCCGCAATATACTCACTGCAGGCAGCCAAGCATTGTCCATTATGATCTCGGATCACAACACCCACGCCCATCCGACGAGATTCAGAACAGATCGCAGCATCCACATTAACCAAAACCGTACCAAAAGGCGGCGGAGACCATCTGAGTACTGAGGAATTGGTCTCACGCCTATGACTGATAGACGGTTTGTAGAGATGCGTAGCAATCATCTGAATGTACGCTAACAGCTTGTCGGCCACCACTGTAGGGTGCACCATTTGATCGCCCTCTCGGGCACAGTTTCTTGCATCCCAGATGTGCCACAAAGTCACAAGCATCGCTGTCGCCTCCTTATCCTTGCACTGGTCCAGGAAGTCCAAAGTCCACACCCGAGATGAGGTGAAGTGTTTACGTTGGAGATCAATTAGGTGCTCATTGCGGACAGCATCCCACACCTCGCGGGCAAATTGACAGAACAGCAGGGCATGTTCAATTGTTTCATGACGTCCACAGAAAACACAATCAGGCCTTACCGGTATTTGCCGCTTCTGAAGCTGATGGCCACATGGAAGACAGTCGTGGGCGAAACGCCACAGTGTGATCTTCATTTTCCCAGGCGCTTTGATAGCCCACAATGCCTTCCACAACTTCGCATCTCCTTCAGTACTAGACGAGAGACCACCCCCATTGATACTACGTTGTTCACTGAACTTGCATATACGAGCAAGGTTATATCCTGACTTGACAGTGTAACATCCAAAACGAGTGTGTGGCCAAGAGGCAAAGTCCTCGCCACCAAAGCGACTGATAGGAACCTGGAGAATCTTTTTAGCATCATCCTCTGAAAATACAGTGCGGACCAGGTCAGTATCCCAAGACCGCCTGTCTTCCAGGATCAGGGAGCTCACCAACTGATTCTCAAGCAGAGGAACAGTAGGTTGCAGCATCGAAGGGGATACTCCAGGTATCCAATTGTCAGATTCAATTCTCGTTGAGTTGCCATCGCCAATACCCCACCGTACACCTTCCTTAAGTAGCTCACGACCAAACAATATACTCCGCCATGTGTACGAAGCAGAACGTGGCGAAGGTGCCTCCCAGAAATCGCAATTAGGGTAATATCTTCCCTTAAGAACACGAGCACACAGAGAGGATGGATCAGTGAGCGATCTCCACCCTTGTCGCGCTAACATCGCCTTATTGAACAGTTCCATGTCGCGAAAACCCATACCCCCAAGCGCCTTCGGAGTTGTGAGCCATTGCCAAGATCTCcaatgcattttcttctttccctttTCTATTCCCCACCAGTGGTTAGAAATAATTTTCCTCATTTCTTCGCAGAGAGCAATTGGTATTTGGAAACAACTCATAACATATGCTGGAATGGCTTGGATAACCGACTTCAAGAAGACCTCCTTGCCAGCTCTGGACATTGGTCTATCCGAACATCAATTAATTCTCTTCCACATGCGATCATAGAGGAACCTGAAGATACTCACCGGCTTTTGCATGACCGCAGATTTGACAGCATCCGGGCAGTGAGCGCCAAAGAATAAGGACAACTTCTCTCTATTAATTTTCTGCCTTGACCCTTCACAAAACATGTCAAGGGTACTGTGTAATGCATCAACACTTCTTCTATCACTACGTGCGAAGGAAATACTATCGTCTGCAAACAATAGGTGTGATATAGGAGGTCCAAGTCGGCCATTTTTAATACCTTGCAGTTCACCTTGGCGCTCCTTTTGTTGCAGAAAACAAGACAGTCCTTCGGTACAGAGAAGAAAGAGGTAGGGGCTCATAGGGTCCCCTTGCCTGATACCCCTTGTTGGAATCACTGGTTGGGTCAGCTCCCCATTCACCTTGACAGCATACTTGACTGAGGTGACACAACGCATAACTGTACTAATCCAGGTAGGGGAGAAGCCCAATTTCAGAAGACAGCCTTCCAGATAGTTCCACTCAACACGGTCATAGGCTTTCATCATATCCACCTTCATCGCAAAAAAAGGCCTCTTAGACCGCTGTTTCTTGATTGTATGCTGTCACTCATATGCAATGATAGCATTATCTGTAATGAGACGGCCTGGGATAAAAGCACTCTGATTCTCAGAAACAAACACGGGCAAAATGACATTCAGTCTATTAGCTAGTACTTTGGATGCAATCTtgtacaacacattacacaaactaataggCCTGAAATTCTTCAAATGGACAGGGTTAGTTAACTTGGGTATCAGGACAATAATGGAGTCACAAAAACCATCAGGAATAGCTCCCCCTTCCACGGAATGTTGTGCGTCCAGTCGTACAGGTACAGCGCTGGTCAGAGGTGCCGTCTTCAAGGAGCTGTTTACAAGGGACCTGTCCCTGAATGCAAATGATGTTAGTCAGCTCATAGAGAATAAAGTGACAGAGCAGATGAATAACGCTTTGACCATGGACTTCAATGATGAGGAGATATCCAATGCCTTGTTTCAAATCGGGCCACTGAAGGCGCCCGGGCCAGATGGCTTCCCAGCCCGCTTCTTTCAGCGCAATTGGGGAACTATTAAGGGACAAGTTATTGGAGCAGTAAAAAAGTTCTTCCAAACTGGAAAGATGCCAAATGGTGTTAATGAAGCAACAATAGTTCTCATTCCAAAAGTGGACCATCCAGCAGAGCTAAAGGAATTCAGGCCGATAAGCCTGTGTACTGTGATATATAAAGTGGTTGCAAAATGCCTGGTAAATAGGTTGAGACTAAATTTGGGGGAGCTAGTATCACCTAATCAGAGCGCCTTTGTTCCTGGGCGACTTATTACAGATAATGCTCTAATAGCATTTGAATGTCTCCACTTCATAGAGCACAACAAGAAGGAAGATAGTAACTACTGTGCATACAAACTGGACTTGTCCAAAGCCTATGATAGGGTTGAATGGGGATTTCTTAGAAGTTCGATGGAACGGTTGGGTTTTTCTCACAAGTGGATCAACTGGATAATGGAGTGCGTGACCACGGTGAGTTATTCTGTCAAATTAAATGGGACCCTCCTGGAATCGTTCTTTCCTTCTCGTGGACTACGGCAAGGTGACCCCCTATCAccctttctatttttgtttgttgcTGATGGTTTGTCTGCATTACTGCAAAAAGAGGTACAGGAAAACAGGATTACACCAGTGAAGATTTGTCGTAGAGCCCCAGGAATTTCTCATCTTCTTTTTGCTGATGATAGCTTGCTCTTCTTCAAAGCGGACCCAGGAGAGGCCCAGAGAATTATGCAGGTGCTTGGAAACTATAGCAGAAGTACGGGGCAGATTATCAACCCTAGCAAGTGTTCTATTTACTTTGGCCAGGCTTGCGGTCAAGAAATAAAACAACAAGTCATGACAACCTTGCAAGTTACTGCAGAGACGTTTGAAACCAAATATTTGGGTCTGCCCACCCCTGAGGGAAGAATGTCTAAAGggaagtttcaaagtctccaagGAAAATTGGCAAAGAGGATTATGCAAATTGAGCATCACATGGCGCAAGGGGGGAAGGAAGTGTTCATTAAGGCTGTTGCACAGGCTCTGTCCACCTATGTGATGGGAGTCTACAAACTCCCCTTTGGCTTGTGTGATGACCTCACCAAAATAATCAGGGACTTCTGGTGGGGAGCAGAGAATGGGAAGAAAAAGATGCATTGTGTGGCCTGGGATATAATCGTCGAAGCCAAAGATCAAGGGAGGAATGGGTTTCAGGGATATGAGAATGTTCAACCAGACACTCCTCGCAAGGCAAGCGTGGAGGCTACTTCAGAACCCAGAATCCTTGTGCGCACAGGTGTTGAGGGCCAAGTACTATCCTAATGGCAATCTCATTGATACTATATTCACTGGAAATGCGTCCTCGACATGGCAGGCCATTGAGTATGGTTTAGAACTGTTGAAAAAACGGATTATTTGGCGTATAGGAAATGGTACAGCGGTGAGAATTTGGTGGGACCCCTGGATTCCGAGGCATGACTTCTATCGAACCATTTCTCCCAAGAGAAGATGCCGATTGAAGTGAGTTTCGGATCTCCTGAATCCAGATGGATCCTGGAATACCAATCTGTTGCATACCTATTTTGAACCAATTGACATAACAGAAATCTTAAAGATCAAAACCTCAAGAAGAAATGATGCTGACTTCGTGGCTTGGGGACCCGGATGAGAAAGGTTTATTCTCTCGTTAAAGGTGCCTACAAGCTAGGCATGGAGTGCCAGGAGAGGGACAGGGATGAAGGAGCTACAAGTTCTAGACCGGATGGAGCTAATAAAGAGTGGAAACTTATCTGGCAAAACGCGGCACCGCCGAAAGTGAAAACCTTCACCTGGAAACTGGCCCGTAATGGACTAGCCACCCAGGTGAACCTAAGGAGAAGGAAGATTGATGCCCAACCTAcactgcgagaatttgtggaagGGAGGATGAAGATACCTTTCATGCCCTGGTTACTTGTCCACAAGCGAAAGGGCTGTGGAGCTGTATGCGACAATGTTGGGATCTACCAGCCGACGAGATGCTCCAGAATACGGGTAAGGATTGGGTTCTTCAGCTACTGGCAAAACTAAACGCCGTTCAGAGGCTGATGGTTATGATGATTCTCTGGAGAGTATGGCACATACATAATGAGCTAACACACGATAAGCATGCTCCGCCGATGGCCTCTAAACGCTTCCTGTGTAGCTATGTTGATGTGTTGCTCTTTATTAAACAACATCCTACAGCAGATGCGTGTAAAGGGAAGCAAGTGATATCATATTCGGAGAGAGTGCAGAGGCGGACGGCTCCTGGCCATTTGCCAAAACCTGTGAAGCAATGGGAAAGACCCCGCCGAGGCCGACTGAAGCTCAATGTGGACGGTAGCTATATTGCTGGAACGGGGGAGGTGGGAGTAGGTATGATTCTCCGTGGCGAAAACGGAGAGGTCATCTTCGCGGCCTGTAGGTATCTGACAAATTGTGCGTCTGCTCTGGAGGCTGAAGTGGCAGCTTGTGAGGAGGGACTCGAAGCTTGCTGCGAACTGGTCGTCGGAACCCATTGATGTTGAGATGGACTGCTCTCGTGGCGGTGAACATGGTTCTATCTACTGAGATGAACCGCTCCTCACTAGTCCATCTAATTAAATCCATTAAGGATGCTCTCCGAGAGAGAGAGACTAAGATTATGAAAATTGCCGAGAGAGCAAAATGCAGCTGGGCATGTCATGGCGAAGCTGGGTAGGGAGGATAAAACCACACAATTCTGGCTTAGGAGCTTTCCCCCAGTTCTTAGTGATATTGTCCAACAGGAATGTAATTTTGTCATAGTTTAAGGAAATTTTTCCtcgccaaaaaaaaaagaaagaggtgCCGTCTCCGTCTGAGTGATTTTGCTTGATTAGTCTAAACTAATTGTTGATGTTCTAAGTTTATTCGAAGTAAATTTGATCGAAATTATAGAAAATATGCTAATATCTACAACGTTAACTATCTAAAATTTATTTTATAATAAATGTAACTAAATTTATTTGAGGCTTTTAGCAATTGATACAATTTTCTACAAATTTGCAATAGTTTGACTTAGGACAAAGGTACAAATTTAATAATTTTGAAAATGGATGGAGTGTACGATAAGCTAACAATTTGACAAAACAGTATTTATATAATTATTTTATTACAATGTGCATTATGTGACATATAATTGATGTTATTTGTTTCATGTCCAAAAGTACCTACCAATTATGGTAATTTCGTGTCATCTTAAATCATATATTGTTCGGTTTCGTTGGCCAAACAATTTCTCTAGCTTCGGTGTCTATCTTTCTATAGCATTTTTGTACCTAGTTCAGCAACCACAAACTGAGCCTTTGAGGAGCCGAAGAGAAGACCAAGACAAACGGGGCATTTGTCTTTAAAATTGTGCTGATGTTGAAAACTACTTACTCCATAACACAAGACTCGGTGCATATCGTTCTACAGTTTATCTTAGTCAAACATTTTAAGACTGCAACCCGTACACAGAAAATTGAGCACTCTTTATGATTTGGCCATCAACATTCAAAATTACCAATATATCTACAAGGTGATGGTCTTTTTCTACATGCGTGATCAAACTGATGATTCATCATGAAAGACAAGTATACAATGTATATGctttttttatatgtgacaaacacGTTTATATATGTAGGCATTGATGTTTAAAGTGTAACTTTCAAGACGATGTCATTATCCAAAACGAAAAAAATATTCTTGTGACGAATGGTGGGGTCATGTGTTTCCAGTTGGATCATGGATGTGGAGACACGTTAATGCAATGGTGGCGTTTAGGTCAGGAAGCAATAACAACCCACGTAGCTGATTCTACATGAGACAAAGCATGTTGTTCTAGTATTTAAAAAGGTTGATACGTACGTAGGGCTTGATCTGAACAGTTGTCATTCGTTATTTTGACATTGTGGCGAGCGATGAGTTGTCACACACACAGGGCAATCATAGAATAGCAGCAACGCGAGTCAATGATGCGAGCTTTCTTGTCTGCGGAGAGAAGTTAGGTCAGAGAGAAACGCTGGTGTCTTGCTCTCGCTCTTGTGACGGAAAGGGCCGTTGCTATAGAACATGATGCGAGAATCATCTGGTTGAGCCAGGGATATTTCAACTCGATCTTTTTTTCGAAAATATTATTTCTAAGCTTCAAAGAGATATGAATTCGAAATCAACCACACATGGAGGTATAGGgtataaactttctcttgcaaatTTTCCTAACAAGTTACGAAAACTAATGTAGTGTACAAAAATCACAAAATTACACATCGGCGTGTTTAAGTTAGAAAATTTAGATCTTGTTGAGAACCAAccagaggttgggtggttaggaggatggttgtatccccagcccaccagagttcaaaccccggatttgacatctgtgtgtctcat contains:
- the LOC124704464 gene encoding WPP domain-associated protein-like — encoded protein: MEAIQPTSDPIAKVLSDRMNPLLNGSTIPDGWSVTSEDSLTPRLLSVKSNSSTESYFGGSGRALSRSSRHISAPNAENNYMEYLDLMKLEVDSQLDKLKGDVTGLENYALPDSVYIIGTHLGMSLDVMLIEIDERFNALKLLLGVVFRQAREMVDLSNPSVTDLQWEHELQLEIISITIGECITGLQEELERKLYEQISVTNTMSKNWQEAVAQFAAMREDLSALSKLLFPSVPESHISHSKSEGSGKSSRWKYNIFGKKTKEDHASSRTEGSKSFRKQKSMVISEKSDFRHLNAMTKEETISYFKSEISKLKRVHESALLEKTEEIFKLKREKGSLALQNDVEFEPLRKKIPQIIARMDQIISKNIKAPGFLTTHHELDEKSRFSSRIDSLYYDNQHLRGLLADNMKDVKELSSQLSEASRGMSLQLSSEEELLRQIEKCKEEWEDLRIESDLRDGLYSTVTRSLLDDSMNNMHDASLSFDAKLSSLEAVVSENEKALRSSNDENRKLREKLSDLEEECLFQEHQDDPEVIKQESALNFDAKLSSLEAVISEKESALRLSNEENRKLNEKLAELEKVCLFQGHQEDPEIIKQESAEMILRDIEVEPQTSPGRSHETPKQDLQYDELLKLNGSNMDYDGALTKNGQEKQLECILVSIMKLSKEFVQIEQKISTERTENRSEDLSDHCSHMVKQAVVLTKIGLWYKQMLEERRSELQKAEAKVVILGDKVNSHLSLLEKIYVTLDHYSPTLQKHPGLLDAFLKTCKLVAGLRSRHDEDETT